One segment of Natronosalvus halobius DNA contains the following:
- a CDS encoding universal stress protein, translating to MFDTVVVATDGSESVERAVEVGIDLAARFGADVHALSVVDASEVDASPEQLREEFRTALETHAEGALSSVRDEAGPGITTAVREGRPAPEIVTYAREQDADLIVTGTRGRHGENRLLLGSVAERVVRTSPIPILTVRQLPDADGEHENEHEHEGSAAGSGQATS from the coding sequence ATGTTCGACACGGTCGTCGTCGCGACGGACGGGTCCGAGAGCGTCGAGCGCGCCGTCGAGGTCGGCATCGACCTCGCCGCCCGGTTCGGCGCCGACGTACACGCCCTCTCGGTCGTCGACGCCAGCGAAGTCGACGCCTCGCCCGAACAGCTCCGCGAGGAGTTCCGAACCGCCCTCGAGACCCACGCCGAAGGCGCGCTCTCGAGCGTTCGCGACGAGGCCGGTCCCGGAATCACGACCGCGGTCCGGGAGGGGCGTCCGGCCCCCGAAATCGTCACGTACGCGCGCGAGCAGGACGCGGACCTGATCGTCACCGGCACGCGCGGTCGCCACGGCGAGAACCGGCTGCTGCTGGGGAGCGTCGCCGAGCGCGTCGTCCGCACGTCGCCGATCCCGATCCTGACGGTCAGACAGCTCCCCGACGCGGACGGTGAACACGAAAACGAACACGAACACGAGGGATCGGCTGCCGGGAGCGGTCAGGCGACGAGCTGA
- a CDS encoding DHH family phosphoesterase, producing MDADLISSSDLPLARKSVLPGTGFFLPDDVEDDLEEQQARAALEGAEVAVVADPDADGLACVAMIREAYDDVQVVPEPSTDDRDEEEGDGVDDGDADAVTDPLDELEPTPHRVALLPASPHNVEEALERVAAYAEPGIDCFVCDLCPDRYEYVEDELAALLEVAGDVSWYDHHQWDDAVAEAVRDAGVDLVVGDSEEECTADVTLRSLAYDFDRKYETLAAVTRDHDLWLREDPRSDDLADYAYWTNPAEYVEVVREYGVDFPAWVREFITERRVEKEALIEQAVGRAKFHDVGGYTVGVTYGRCSQNEVAEAMREEGADASVVVKPAGSASIRGTDEFDRCHEVAGRVNGGGHPKAAGCKPDIYDDMLDYAHHWTTRGAVTKQVILEAFEDVVESSSAETADDDELEE from the coding sequence ATGGACGCCGATCTCATCTCGAGTTCCGATCTTCCACTGGCTCGCAAATCTGTACTCCCGGGCACCGGCTTCTTCCTGCCCGACGACGTCGAGGACGACCTCGAAGAGCAGCAAGCGCGGGCCGCCCTCGAGGGCGCCGAGGTCGCCGTCGTCGCGGACCCGGACGCCGACGGACTGGCCTGCGTGGCCATGATTCGCGAGGCGTACGACGACGTGCAGGTGGTTCCGGAGCCGTCGACGGACGACCGGGACGAGGAAGAAGGTGACGGGGTTGATGACGGTGACGCAGATGCCGTCACCGACCCCCTCGATGAACTCGAACCGACCCCCCACCGCGTCGCCCTGCTCCCCGCGAGCCCTCACAACGTCGAGGAGGCTCTCGAGCGGGTCGCCGCCTACGCCGAACCGGGAATCGACTGTTTCGTCTGTGATCTCTGCCCGGATCGTTACGAGTACGTCGAGGACGAACTCGCGGCGCTGCTCGAGGTCGCCGGCGACGTCTCGTGGTACGACCACCACCAGTGGGACGATGCCGTCGCTGAAGCGGTCAGGGACGCGGGCGTCGACCTCGTCGTCGGTGACTCCGAGGAGGAGTGCACCGCCGACGTGACCCTCCGGTCGCTCGCCTACGACTTCGATCGGAAGTACGAAACCCTCGCGGCCGTCACCCGCGATCACGACCTCTGGCTCCGCGAGGACCCGCGAAGCGACGACCTGGCCGACTACGCCTACTGGACGAACCCCGCTGAGTACGTCGAAGTCGTCCGGGAGTACGGCGTCGACTTCCCCGCGTGGGTGCGCGAGTTCATCACCGAGCGCCGCGTCGAGAAGGAGGCCCTGATCGAGCAGGCAGTCGGCCGCGCGAAGTTTCACGACGTCGGTGGCTACACCGTCGGCGTCACCTACGGCCGCTGTTCCCAGAACGAGGTCGCCGAGGCCATGCGCGAAGAGGGCGCCGACGCCTCCGTCGTCGTCAAACCCGCCGGGTCGGCCTCGATTCGCGGCACCGACGAATTCGACCGCTGCCACGAGGTCGCGGGACGGGTCAACGGCGGCGGCCACCCGAAAGCCGCGGGCTGTAAGCCCGACATCTACGACGACATGCTCGACTACGCCCACCACTGGACGACCCGCGGCGCGGTCACGAAACAGGTCATCCTGGAGGCGTTCGAGGACGTTGTCGAGAGTTCGAGTGCGGAGACCGCGGATGACGACGAACTCGAGGAGTGA
- a CDS encoding DUF7090 family protein: protein MEYALEIEGTPETVPGGTGILLLHPSTGETDRIDTDFLKTDTDSFLVVSTRTTAREVTQKLEYYDVDESRAVILDTLSIERGYSRRSSDDVHYVAAPDDVDGIVRQVERFLEENDGKVRLSFDSVTELAYYAGEDAALETVERLVGLLEEHDAVGLFHLSEEVHDADVVDQFRGLFAGIVDLDEDGTVTAEF, encoded by the coding sequence ATGGAGTACGCGCTCGAAATCGAGGGGACGCCGGAGACCGTACCGGGGGGGACGGGAATTCTCCTCCTGCACCCGAGCACCGGCGAAACGGACCGCATCGACACCGACTTTCTGAAGACCGACACCGATTCGTTCCTCGTCGTCTCGACGCGAACCACCGCCCGAGAGGTCACCCAGAAACTCGAGTACTACGACGTCGACGAATCCCGCGCCGTAATCCTGGACACCCTGAGCATCGAGCGGGGCTACTCCCGGCGCTCGAGCGACGATGTCCACTACGTCGCCGCCCCCGACGACGTCGACGGCATCGTCCGTCAGGTCGAGCGCTTCCTCGAGGAAAACGACGGGAAGGTACGGCTGAGTTTCGACTCGGTCACCGAACTCGCCTACTACGCCGGCGAAGACGCCGCTCTCGAGACCGTCGAACGGCTGGTGGGGTTGCTCGAGGAGCATGACGCCGTCGGCCTGTTTCACCTCTCCGAGGAGGTCCACGACGCCGACGTCGTCGATCAGTTCCGAGGACTGTTCGCCGGTATCGTCGACCTGGACGAGGACGGGACCGTCACGGCGGAGTTCTGA
- a CDS encoding ATPase domain-containing protein, whose translation MSASISTIRSGIDGLDTLLNGGFVRGRMYLVQGEPGTGKTLLGMHFLEAGLDEGETVLCIHGEESQEEIVSNGLAVGIDVRDAEFLDLGPESDFFTQDEAYDLVHPSDLEQEQYTRDIHDAIKEIDPTRVVLDPITQLRYVESSGYQFRKRMLAFMRFLKQRDITVVATAPTSYDEKSDAEVRSLSDGIIELTRGIDGRRITPAKHRALGQMEGEHGLEIRQHGIEVYPDVVPVHEETTFDPTPLRSGVDELDDLLEGGFEQRTVTFISGPSGVGKTTVGTQFVTRAVEEGMTCAAYLFEESIETYCHRTKSIGFPIGDMRESGDLTIEQVEPLTLSSEEFAHRVIEQVETEGTDVVFIDGIDGYTISVQGEESELIRKLHGLTRYLKNEGVTVIFTNEISEITGISTATSPNISYLADNLMFMSYVEMDGRLRKVIGVLKKRTGGFEHSLREFEITDDGLRVGDPLSGLHGVLQGNPRMSDIRDLAQDE comes from the coding sequence ATGTCGGCGTCCATCTCAACGATCCGATCGGGAATTGATGGCCTCGATACGCTTCTGAACGGCGGATTCGTCCGTGGTCGTATGTATCTCGTTCAGGGCGAACCGGGCACGGGGAAGACGCTTCTCGGTATGCACTTCCTCGAGGCTGGGCTGGACGAGGGAGAGACCGTGCTGTGTATCCACGGCGAGGAATCCCAAGAGGAAATTGTCTCGAACGGGCTGGCCGTCGGAATCGACGTCAGGGATGCCGAATTCCTCGACCTGGGGCCCGAATCGGACTTCTTCACCCAGGACGAGGCCTACGACCTGGTTCACCCGAGCGACCTCGAGCAAGAGCAGTACACCCGCGATATTCACGACGCGATCAAGGAGATCGATCCGACGCGGGTCGTCCTCGACCCGATTACCCAGCTCCGGTACGTCGAGTCGAGCGGCTATCAGTTCCGCAAGCGGATGCTCGCGTTCATGCGTTTCCTCAAACAGCGCGACATCACGGTCGTCGCCACGGCGCCCACGTCCTACGACGAAAAGTCCGACGCCGAGGTTCGTTCGCTGAGCGACGGGATCATCGAACTCACTCGCGGGATCGATGGACGACGCATCACCCCCGCGAAACACCGCGCGCTCGGCCAGATGGAGGGAGAACACGGTCTCGAGATCCGCCAACACGGGATCGAGGTCTACCCGGACGTCGTTCCCGTGCACGAAGAGACGACGTTCGATCCGACTCCGCTTCGGTCGGGAGTCGACGAACTCGACGACCTGCTCGAGGGCGGGTTCGAGCAACGGACGGTCACGTTCATCAGCGGCCCCTCTGGCGTCGGGAAGACGACCGTCGGGACGCAGTTCGTGACCAGGGCGGTCGAGGAGGGGATGACCTGTGCGGCCTACCTCTTCGAGGAGAGCATCGAGACCTACTGTCACCGAACCAAATCGATCGGGTTCCCCATCGGCGACATGCGCGAATCGGGTGATCTCACGATCGAGCAGGTAGAACCACTCACCCTCTCGAGCGAGGAGTTCGCTCACCGAGTCATCGAGCAGGTCGAGACTGAGGGAACCGACGTCGTGTTCATCGACGGTATCGACGGCTACACGATCTCGGTTCAGGGTGAGGAGTCAGAACTGATTCGAAAGCTTCACGGCCTGACCCGTTACCTCAAAAACGAGGGCGTGACGGTTATCTTCACGAACGAGATCTCCGAGATCACCGGTATCTCGACGGCGACGAGCCCGAACATCAGCTACCTGGCTGACAACCTCATGTTTATGAGCTACGTCGAGATGGACGGTCGACTGCGGAAGGTCATCGGCGTCCTGAAGAAACGAACCGGCGGGTTCGAGCACAGTCTCCGGGAGTTCGAGATCACCGACGACGGCCTCCGGGTCGGCGACCCGCTCTCCGGACTCCACGGCGTGCTCCAGGGGAACCCCCGTATGAGCGATATTCGCGACCTGGCGCAGGATGAGTGA
- a CDS encoding amidohydrolase codes for MTTLAIVGGDCLRPDGTVDRADVLIDQSTGEILEIGEDLAADETLEATDCLVTPGFVNGHTHVAMTLLRGYADDKPLDAWLREDIWPVEAALSAEDVRAGTELGLLEFIKGGVTGFADMYFEVPEIAAAVEEAGLRARLGHGIVTVGKDEADARADAQESLDVASEFDGAADGRISTAFMPHSLTTVSQEILEEFIPKARTEDIPVHYHANETTDEVHPIVEAQGIRPLEYADEVGMLEDEDFVAHGVHLNEREIELLAETGTGVIHCPASNMKLASGMAPVQGLLDAGATVGLGTDGAASNNDLSMLDEARDAAMLGKLAANDASAVPAEAVVEMLTQGSADAIGLESGRLEVGGAADLAVIDLEAPHLTPRHDLVSHLTYAAAANDVRHTVCDGQVLMRDRVVQTLDEDAVRRRATEHAAAVLERVA; via the coding sequence ATGACCACGCTGGCGATCGTCGGCGGGGACTGCCTCCGCCCCGACGGAACCGTCGACCGCGCGGACGTACTGATCGATCAATCGACCGGCGAGATTCTCGAGATCGGCGAGGACCTCGCGGCCGACGAGACGCTCGAGGCGACCGACTGCCTGGTGACGCCCGGCTTCGTGAACGGCCACACCCACGTCGCGATGACGCTCCTGCGGGGGTACGCCGACGACAAGCCCCTCGACGCCTGGCTCAGAGAGGACATCTGGCCCGTCGAGGCCGCCCTCTCGGCCGAGGACGTCCGGGCTGGCACCGAGTTAGGGTTGCTCGAGTTCATCAAGGGCGGCGTCACCGGCTTCGCCGACATGTACTTCGAGGTGCCCGAAATCGCCGCCGCAGTCGAGGAGGCTGGCCTCCGGGCGCGACTCGGTCACGGTATCGTCACCGTCGGCAAGGACGAGGCCGATGCCCGAGCGGATGCCCAGGAGAGTCTCGACGTGGCCAGCGAGTTCGACGGCGCGGCCGACGGTCGCATCTCGACGGCGTTCATGCCCCACTCGCTGACGACCGTCTCTCAGGAGATTCTCGAGGAGTTCATCCCGAAGGCCCGTACTGAGGATATCCCGGTCCACTACCACGCGAACGAGACCACCGACGAGGTCCACCCCATCGTCGAGGCACAGGGCATTCGCCCGCTCGAGTACGCCGACGAGGTCGGGATGCTCGAGGACGAGGACTTCGTCGCCCACGGTGTTCACCTGAACGAGCGCGAGATCGAGTTACTCGCCGAGACGGGAACCGGCGTGATCCACTGTCCGGCGTCGAACATGAAACTCGCCAGCGGCATGGCGCCGGTCCAGGGACTCCTCGACGCAGGGGCCACGGTCGGCCTCGGTACGGACGGCGCCGCCTCGAACAACGATCTCTCGATGCTCGACGAGGCCCGCGACGCCGCGATGCTCGGCAAGCTCGCCGCGAACGACGCCAGCGCGGTCCCCGCCGAGGCGGTCGTCGAGATGCTCACCCAGGGGAGCGCCGACGCCATCGGTCTCGAGAGCGGCCGCCTCGAGGTCGGCGGCGCGGCCGATCTCGCCGTGATCGACCTCGAGGCGCCCCACCTGACGCCCCGCCACGACCTCGTGAGCCATCTGACGTACGCGGCCGCCGCGAACGACGTCCGCCACACGGTCTGTGACGGGCAGGTGCTGATGCGTGACCGGGTCGTCCAGACGCTCGACGAGGACGCCGTTCGACGACGAGCGACCGAGCACGCCGCGGCCGTCCTGGAGCGGGTGGCCTGA
- a CDS encoding sensor histidine kinase: MSNPNRVEHRRSESRVQLLISQDRNRAAVRHLLEDRYEVLTDESVVEADAYLVDDFSFPDYHAPLEEHVEKSDPAFCPVVLVRRERTNPRIVLPDPDENDDSLLVDEIVTAPIEREPLVRQLNSLLARRQQSLELMHYVTRLEDSNRALEQFAYAASHDLQEPLRMVSSYLQLIERRYGDDLDEDGEEFLAYAVDGAERMHRMIKALLEYSRVDTESGSFEPVDLETVVENVRSDLRMKIGESQADLRVDPLPMVRGDAEQLRQLFQNLLSNALEYTDEESPTVHIGAEQDGELCQVSVTDDGLGISPENQDRIFDVFERLHTRDEHPGTGIGLALSKRIVDCHDGRIWVESEPGEGSTFAFTLPLAGESAESEAASKSETAD, from the coding sequence ATGAGTAACCCGAACCGCGTCGAGCACCGACGGTCCGAAAGCCGCGTTCAGCTCCTGATCTCCCAGGACCGAAACCGGGCGGCCGTCCGTCACCTGCTCGAGGATCGCTACGAGGTGCTCACCGACGAGTCGGTGGTCGAGGCCGACGCATACCTGGTCGACGACTTCTCGTTCCCCGATTACCACGCGCCCCTCGAAGAGCACGTCGAAAAGAGCGATCCGGCGTTCTGCCCGGTCGTCCTCGTCCGGCGGGAACGGACGAACCCTCGAATCGTCCTCCCCGACCCGGACGAGAACGACGACTCGCTCCTGGTCGACGAGATCGTCACCGCGCCGATCGAGCGTGAGCCGCTGGTTCGACAGCTCAACTCGCTGCTCGCCCGGCGCCAGCAATCCCTCGAGTTGATGCACTACGTCACCCGACTCGAGGACTCCAACCGCGCACTCGAGCAGTTCGCCTACGCGGCCAGCCACGACCTCCAGGAGCCCCTGCGGATGGTCTCGAGTTACCTGCAGCTGATCGAACGCCGGTACGGCGACGACCTCGACGAGGACGGCGAGGAGTTCCTCGCGTACGCCGTCGACGGGGCCGAACGCATGCATCGGATGATCAAGGCGCTCCTCGAGTACTCGCGGGTCGACACCGAGTCGGGGTCGTTCGAACCGGTCGACCTCGAGACGGTCGTCGAGAACGTGCGTTCGGATCTGCGGATGAAGATCGGGGAGTCCCAGGCGGACCTCAGAGTCGACCCGCTTCCGATGGTTCGTGGCGACGCCGAGCAGCTCCGACAGCTCTTTCAGAACCTGTTGAGCAACGCCCTGGAGTACACCGACGAGGAGTCTCCGACCGTCCATATCGGCGCCGAACAGGATGGGGAGCTGTGCCAGGTGAGCGTGACGGACGACGGGCTCGGCATCAGCCCGGAGAACCAGGATCGGATCTTCGACGTGTTCGAGCGACTCCACACCCGCGACGAACATCCGGGGACGGGGATCGGACTGGCGCTGAGTAAGCGCATCGTCGATTGCCACGACGGGCGCATCTGGGTGGAGTCCGAACCCGGGGAGGGGTCGACGTTTGCGTTCACGTTACCGCTGGCCGGCGAATCGGCGGAGAGCGAGGCGGCGTCGAAATCGGAGACGGCAGATTAA
- a CDS encoding universal stress protein: MDVSDPLTVDTVLAPVDGSEDSATAVEYAVAIADRYDATVHVLFVLGREVVHGMDSGVVTEADVAENTQGFLEEVAGVTDAYDVQFSTSTAHGFSPSIKTRHPGSVVLDAAESVDADFIVLPRESVTDAPTEVLEKAAEYVLSYASQPVLSV, translated from the coding sequence ATGGACGTCAGCGATCCGCTCACCGTCGACACCGTGCTCGCCCCCGTCGACGGCAGCGAGGACTCCGCTACCGCCGTCGAGTACGCCGTCGCCATCGCCGACCGATACGACGCCACTGTCCACGTCCTGTTCGTCCTCGGCCGGGAGGTCGTTCACGGCATGGATTCGGGCGTCGTCACCGAAGCCGACGTCGCCGAGAATACCCAGGGCTTCCTCGAGGAGGTCGCAGGCGTGACCGACGCCTACGACGTCCAGTTCTCGACGTCGACGGCCCACGGCTTCTCGCCGTCGATCAAGACGCGCCATCCTGGAAGCGTCGTCCTCGACGCCGCCGAGTCCGTCGACGCCGACTTCATCGTGCTCCCGCGCGAGTCCGTGACCGACGCGCCGACGGAGGTCCTCGAGAAGGCCGCCGAGTACGTCCTCTCGTACGCGAGTCAGCCGGTGCTTTCGGTCTGA
- a CDS encoding SPW repeat protein: MSNTPTDTESSGRRESARNTINTDVMQWLSALVALIGLYVVASPFIFEATDTAIWNDTLIGTAVFLLAGYNFYRLSRDRLASVGAASLTVLLGLWLLIAPSFIEMGSDQLATGTAISGALVALLSAYNAYANNKADAPDRTRARA; the protein is encoded by the coding sequence ATGAGCAATACACCGACTGACACCGAATCGAGCGGTCGCCGCGAGTCTGCGCGAAATACTATAAACACGGACGTCATGCAGTGGCTGAGCGCCCTGGTCGCACTAATCGGCCTGTACGTCGTCGCGTCGCCGTTCATCTTCGAAGCGACGGACACAGCGATCTGGAACGACACACTCATCGGAACGGCGGTTTTCCTGCTCGCTGGGTACAACTTCTACCGCCTTTCGAGGGATCGACTGGCGAGCGTCGGCGCCGCATCGCTGACCGTCCTGCTCGGCCTGTGGTTGTTGATCGCGCCCTCGTTCATCGAGATGGGGAGTGACCAACTAGCGACCGGCACCGCCATCTCCGGGGCGCTCGTGGCCCTCCTCTCGGCGTACAACGCGTACGCCAACAACAAGGCCGACGCGCCCGATCGCACTCGCGCTCGCGCCTGA
- a CDS encoding 2Fe-2S iron-sulfur cluster-binding protein → MDYSQMGLIIGLTLTLGATVLHFARGTPWRPTEDISQDVLEHRAKSVPETDFPEPMNRAIGGGGAVAAVGGGEAGGELEGGEGESEAASGPGDIPEDEIEYYEVEWVKEGETIEVANNEPLLDQGEDQGWDLPYACREGSCVSCSAKISGDANELIEHDNQQMLDENEMGEGYVLTCVGYPRGEFSIETNEAP, encoded by the coding sequence ATGGACTATAGCCAGATGGGGCTCATCATCGGGCTCACCCTGACCCTCGGGGCGACCGTGCTTCACTTCGCCCGCGGGACCCCGTGGCGCCCGACCGAGGACATCTCCCAGGACGTCCTCGAACACCGTGCGAAGAGCGTCCCCGAGACGGACTTCCCGGAACCGATGAACCGGGCCATCGGCGGCGGTGGCGCCGTCGCGGCCGTCGGTGGCGGGGAAGCAGGCGGCGAACTCGAGGGCGGTGAGGGCGAGAGCGAGGCCGCCTCGGGCCCGGGGGACATCCCCGAGGACGAAATCGAGTACTACGAGGTCGAGTGGGTCAAGGAAGGCGAAACGATCGAGGTCGCGAACAACGAACCGCTGCTCGACCAGGGCGAAGACCAGGGCTGGGACCTGCCCTACGCCTGCCGCGAGGGCAGTTGCGTCTCCTGTTCGGCCAAGATTTCCGGTGATGCGAACGAACTCATCGAACACGACAACCAGCAGATGCTCGACGAGAACGAGATGGGTGAGGGGTACGTCCTTACGTGCGTCGGCTACCCACGCGGAGAGTTCTCGATCGAGACGAACGAAGCGCCGTAG
- a CDS encoding adenosylhomocysteinase has translation MTDYPPISDQLSAAAEDPDSDVQDLESAREEGRRKMDWAAQHMPILTALREEFEADQPLEGERIAMAMHVEAKTANLVELLADGGAEVAITGCNPLSTHDDVSAALDTHERITCYAKRGVDSEEYYDAIHATLDLEPTITVDDGMDLVAAVHEDYPELIDGIVGGAEETTTGVHRLRAMDEDGALEYPVFAVNDTPMKRLFDNVHGTGESSLASIAMTTNLSWAGKNVVVAGYGYCGKGVAKKAAGQNANVIVTEVEPRRALEAHMEGYDVMPMVEAAEIGDVFLTTTGNRDVIVEEHFEVMQDGVLLANAGHFDIEVDLEGLADLAVDTYEARDGVQAYELADGRRLNVIAEGRLVNLAAPIALGHPVEVMDQSFGIQAVCVREMVENGEAYGPGVHDVPDELDKEIAEIKLAAEDVAFDDLTDVQREYMGSWDHGT, from the coding sequence ATGACCGACTATCCACCGATCAGCGACCAGCTATCGGCCGCCGCCGAGGACCCCGACTCGGACGTCCAGGACCTCGAGTCCGCACGCGAGGAGGGCCGACGCAAGATGGACTGGGCCGCCCAGCACATGCCGATCCTCACCGCGCTCCGGGAGGAATTCGAGGCCGATCAGCCACTCGAGGGCGAGCGCATCGCGATGGCGATGCACGTCGAGGCCAAGACGGCGAACCTCGTCGAGTTGCTGGCCGATGGCGGCGCCGAGGTCGCCATCACCGGCTGTAACCCGCTCTCGACCCACGACGACGTGAGCGCGGCGCTCGACACCCACGAGCGCATTACGTGCTACGCGAAACGCGGCGTCGACAGCGAGGAGTACTACGACGCGATCCACGCGACGCTCGACCTGGAGCCGACGATCACCGTCGACGACGGGATGGACCTCGTCGCGGCCGTCCACGAGGACTACCCCGAACTCATCGACGGCATTGTCGGCGGTGCCGAGGAGACGACCACGGGCGTTCACCGCCTGCGCGCGATGGACGAAGACGGTGCGCTCGAGTATCCCGTCTTCGCGGTCAACGACACGCCGATGAAGCGACTGTTCGACAACGTCCACGGCACCGGCGAGTCCTCCCTCGCGTCCATCGCGATGACGACGAACCTCTCGTGGGCCGGCAAGAACGTCGTCGTGGCCGGCTACGGCTACTGCGGGAAGGGCGTCGCGAAGAAGGCTGCCGGCCAGAACGCGAACGTGATCGTCACCGAGGTCGAGCCCCGACGGGCGCTTGAGGCCCACATGGAGGGCTACGACGTGATGCCGATGGTCGAGGCCGCCGAGATCGGCGACGTCTTCCTCACGACGACGGGCAATCGCGACGTCATCGTCGAGGAGCACTTCGAGGTCATGCAAGATGGCGTCTTGCTGGCCAACGCGGGCCACTTCGACATCGAGGTCGACCTCGAGGGACTCGCCGACCTCGCAGTCGACACCTACGAGGCTCGCGACGGCGTGCAGGCGTACGAACTCGCGGACGGCCGCCGCCTGAACGTAATCGCGGAGGGACGACTCGTCAACCTCGCGGCCCCCATCGCGCTCGGCCACCCGGTCGAGGTCATGGACCAGAGCTTCGGTATCCAGGCCGTCTGCGTCCGCGAGATGGTCGAGAACGGCGAGGCGTACGGCCCCGGCGTCCACGACGTGCCGGACGAACTCGACAAGGAGATCGCCGAGATCAAACTCGCCGCCGAGGACGTCGCGTTCGACGACCTGACGGACGTCCAGCGCGAGTACATGGGCTCGTGGGACCACGGGACCTAG
- a CDS encoding stage II sporulation protein M, which yields MATRSRPATDSRDGPLVLVLALAVLTLLTALYLLVTESSIRPAVGASLLAFGFAAFAAVDQLSERRVLVALEAGWREHRPYVGFAAATFAIGILLGVLLYALGVDLLEFVLEALGEEFVGDEELEPGAGSGSGSPSIELTAGLFVVNNSGPFALAILGAVSLGAFTLLIMVFNGILIGNLAVGIGGQMGYAEFVTLLVPHGVFELTALFIAAGIGFRLVHRFGQRLRGSRDSFLTKRYLYRTGLLACFGWFLLVLAAFVEAYLTIAIAETLFEI from the coding sequence ATGGCGACACGTTCGCGACCGGCGACGGACTCGAGGGACGGGCCACTCGTGCTCGTGCTTGCGCTAGCGGTTCTAACGCTCCTGACGGCGCTGTACCTCCTGGTCACGGAATCGTCGATTCGACCGGCCGTCGGCGCGTCGCTCCTGGCGTTCGGGTTCGCCGCGTTCGCCGCCGTCGATCAATTGAGCGAGCGACGGGTGCTCGTAGCCCTCGAGGCAGGGTGGCGCGAGCACCGACCGTACGTCGGCTTCGCCGCCGCGACCTTCGCTATTGGGATCCTCCTGGGAGTGCTCCTCTACGCGCTCGGGGTCGACCTGCTCGAGTTCGTGCTCGAGGCCCTCGGAGAGGAGTTCGTTGGCGACGAGGAACTCGAACCCGGTGCCGGATCGGGGTCCGGATCCCCCTCGATCGAACTGACGGCCGGACTGTTCGTCGTCAACAACTCGGGCCCCTTCGCGCTCGCCATTCTCGGCGCCGTCTCGCTCGGAGCGTTCACGCTTCTCATCATGGTTTTCAACGGCATCCTCATCGGAAATCTCGCCGTCGGCATCGGCGGTCAGATGGGGTACGCCGAGTTCGTCACCCTGCTCGTCCCCCACGGCGTGTTCGAACTCACCGCGCTCTTCATCGCCGCCGGCATCGGCTTCCGGCTCGTCCACCGGTTCGGTCAGCGTCTCCGCGGGAGCCGCGACTCGTTTCTCACGAAGCGGTACCTCTATCGGACCGGCCTGCTGGCGTGCTTCGGCTGGTTCCTGCTGGTACTTGCAGCGTTCGTCGAGGCGTACCTGACCATCGCCATCGCAGAAACACTCTTCGAAATCTGA
- a CDS encoding DUF7089 family protein, whose product MFEERTLSPAVDAVREEHAPEALVLDAGRDFETLPPAQAEDLGLLVEGLEPSTYPAEWLPEDAPRLLARYAGRDFTIGMPGDGSIVWTRQTRPPVVLVKSRVQGTPESFLDFLLAEALVELGLDVPEHFLGFFEEAYRDLDAAVPLEPNATYQIAAALYDGWTGLQTRDVFRSWTDAHPELAEAWADAGTRLEGRVSELPGAVAHGETDLADATELACAAIKHGLELPAPFAALDTSAYRDHGPSYAVRWAEKTFAALEDA is encoded by the coding sequence ATGTTCGAGGAACGCACCCTCTCGCCGGCCGTCGACGCCGTTCGCGAGGAACACGCCCCCGAGGCGCTCGTCCTGGACGCGGGCCGTGATTTCGAGACGCTTCCGCCGGCCCAGGCGGAGGATCTCGGCCTGCTGGTCGAGGGTCTCGAGCCGTCGACCTACCCAGCCGAGTGGCTTCCCGAGGACGCACCGCGCCTCCTCGCCCGGTACGCTGGACGGGATTTCACCATCGGGATGCCCGGAGACGGGAGCATCGTCTGGACTCGCCAGACCAGGCCGCCGGTCGTGCTGGTCAAGAGTCGCGTCCAGGGGACGCCCGAGTCCTTCCTCGACTTCCTACTCGCCGAAGCGCTCGTCGAACTCGGCCTCGACGTACCCGAACACTTCCTGGGGTTCTTCGAGGAGGCGTATCGAGACCTCGACGCGGCCGTCCCGCTCGAACCGAACGCCACCTACCAGATCGCCGCCGCGCTGTACGACGGCTGGACGGGACTACAGACCCGCGATGTCTTCCGGTCCTGGACGGACGCCCACCCCGAACTGGCGGAAGCGTGGGCGGACGCCGGGACGAGACTCGAGGGTCGGGTCTCCGAACTCCCGGGGGCCGTCGCCCACGGGGAGACGGACCTCGCCGACGCGACGGAACTCGCGTGTGCAGCTATCAAACACGGCCTCGAGTTACCGGCCCCGTTCGCGGCCCTCGATACGAGCGCCTACCGCGACCACGGCCCGTCCTACGCGGTCCGGTGGGCCGAGAAGACGTTCGCGGCGCTCGAGGATGCGTAA